In the Chlorobium limicola DSM 245 genome, one interval contains:
- a CDS encoding glycosyltransferase family 2 protein has translation MSTMNSIIAIIISLLSLPALYLLLTTIAAYLFKKKENAPNSFLNIGVLIPAHNEEEGIARTVRNVLACDYPANRRYIFVIADNCTDSTAETARNAGATVCERTDEINRGKGQALDWFLRKQKNIYKDTDAITIIDADVNPDTGYLREISLSLSQLDTQAIQAYNGVSNPKSGWRPGLIDAAFNVFNHLRMAGSCQLSGTCVLKGNGMAFRTALLQRTGWPCHSIVEDMEFSLRLLQEEIDVHYNPDAIIRSEMVTSGNNATSQRSRWEGGRFTLVRQMAGPLLKLFLTTGRSSYLIALTELALPPLSLLVLLFAIGTAAALLIGNPTQQLITLSWWAILIIYVASGQIQRKAPLSTWAVLLAAPLYILWKIPIYAAMLLRKKSTSWVRTTREHNKTN, from the coding sequence ATGAGTACCATGAACAGCATCATCGCCATCATCATCTCCCTGCTCTCGCTGCCGGCACTCTACCTCCTGCTGACAACCATAGCAGCCTACCTCTTCAAAAAAAAAGAAAATGCGCCGAACAGCTTCCTCAATATCGGCGTGCTCATCCCGGCCCATAACGAAGAAGAAGGCATCGCACGCACGGTCAGAAACGTACTTGCATGCGACTACCCGGCAAACCGTCGCTACATCTTCGTCATCGCCGACAACTGCACCGACAGCACCGCCGAAACCGCCCGCAATGCCGGAGCCACAGTATGCGAACGTACCGACGAGATCAACCGGGGCAAAGGCCAGGCGCTCGACTGGTTCCTCAGAAAACAGAAAAACATTTACAAAGACACCGATGCCATCACCATCATCGACGCAGACGTAAACCCCGACACCGGCTATCTCCGCGAAATCAGCCTCTCCCTCAGCCAACTCGACACACAAGCCATCCAGGCCTACAACGGCGTCAGCAACCCAAAATCCGGATGGCGTCCAGGACTTATCGACGCAGCCTTCAACGTATTCAACCACCTCCGCATGGCGGGCTCCTGTCAGCTCAGCGGTACCTGCGTGCTCAAAGGCAACGGCATGGCATTCCGCACCGCCCTGCTCCAGCGCACAGGATGGCCCTGCCACTCCATCGTCGAAGACATGGAATTCAGTCTTCGACTGCTCCAGGAAGAAATCGACGTCCACTACAATCCCGACGCCATCATCCGCAGTGAAATGGTCACCAGCGGCAATAACGCCACCAGCCAACGCAGCCGATGGGAAGGCGGACGGTTCACCCTTGTCCGGCAAATGGCCGGCCCACTCCTCAAGCTCTTCCTTACAACAGGCCGATCCAGCTACCTCATCGCGCTCACCGAACTCGCCCTGCCGCCGCTCTCGCTGCTCGTCCTGCTCTTCGCCATCGGCACAGCAGCCGCTCTGCTCATCGGAAACCCGACACAGCAACTCATCACACTCTCATGGTGGGCAATACTCATCATCTACGTGGCATCAGGACAGATCCAGCGAAAAGCTCCACTTTCCACATGGGCCGTACTCCTCGCCGCACCGCTCTACATTCTCTGGAAAATCCCCATCTACGCAGCCATGCTGCTCCGAAAAAAAAGCACCTCCTGGGTACGCACCACAAGAGAGCACAACAAAACCAACTGA
- a CDS encoding acyltransferase family protein: MVTKQKKRNIPVDTLRGLACIMLVACHVIGLTPETGLRLHEGTLKEANALLACIRMPLFTFLSGLVYAWRPFSGDWKPFINGKIRRLIIPMLVIGTTFALFQAFTPGTNHQEPSPIALLLTKAESKPLAAIVNDSCAIYLFHVFFTAASRIIPIKTGLTNIWGLFIAGTIASIAGSIIIELLANKHKTTRALLLGRS, encoded by the coding sequence ATGGTAACGAAACAAAAAAAACGCAACATCCCGGTCGATACCCTCCGGGGTCTCGCCTGCATTATGCTCGTTGCCTGCCACGTCATCGGCCTCACCCCCGAAACCGGCCTCAGGCTTCACGAAGGAACGCTCAAAGAAGCAAACGCGCTCCTTGCCTGTATACGCATGCCCCTCTTCACCTTCCTCTCCGGGCTCGTATACGCATGGCGACCCTTCAGCGGCGACTGGAAACCCTTCATCAACGGCAAAATCCGCCGCCTCATCATACCCATGCTCGTCATCGGCACCACATTTGCCCTCTTCCAGGCCTTCACACCCGGCACGAACCACCAGGAACCTTCGCCTATCGCACTGCTCCTCACAAAAGCCGAATCGAAACCCCTCGCCGCAATCGTCAACGACTCCTGCGCCATCTACCTCTTCCACGTCTTCTTCACCGCAGCATCGAGAATCATCCCCATAAAAACCGGCCTCACCAACATCTGGGGACTATTCATCGCAGGCACCATTGCCAGCATCGCTGGCTCAATCATCATCGAACTCCTCGCAAATAAACACAAAACCACCAGAGCGCTCCTCCTCGGCAGAAGCTGA
- a CDS encoding DEAD/DEAH box helicase → MIEEQPSILNFSNLELAEPLLRALEEVGYEKPTPIQAQTIPLLLEGRDVLGQAQTGTGKTAAFALPVLSNIVLSKTEPQALVLTPTRELAIQVAEAFHRYAEYLKGFHVVPIYGGQDYGTQLRMLKRGVHVVVGTPGRVMDHMRRGSLSLSSLQCLVLDEADEMLRMGFIDDVEWILDQTPESRQVALFSATMPAPIRRIAQKHLKSPAEVIIQNKTTTVETIRQRYWIVGGSHKLDVLTRILEFEPFDGILIFVRTKTMTLELAEKLQARGYAASALNGDMAQNQRERTVDQLKDGSLSIVIATDVAARGLDVDRISHVINYDIPSDTESYVHRIGRTGRAGRSGEAILFVSPREKNMLYAIEKATRKRIELMELPSTEIINDKRVAKFKQRITDTIAAEDLEFYTRLLEQYCREHDVTELEAAAALASMFQGETPLLLSSKPERPARQEGRDRPDSRDRSERDRGASRSPKRDGLYSDERRESYRIEVGSTHGVKPGNILGAILNEVGLDPEAVGRITVNDTYSTVELPAGMPNEVFHEMRKVRVCGRQLRLTKSEERSQSGYAGTGKRTGYKPKSDSKSEPSYFTGHKKKRK, encoded by the coding sequence ATGATTGAAGAACAGCCATCCATTTTGAATTTCAGCAATTTAGAGCTTGCTGAACCGTTGCTCAGAGCTCTTGAAGAGGTCGGGTACGAAAAGCCTACTCCAATTCAGGCTCAAACCATTCCGTTACTTCTCGAAGGCCGGGACGTTCTCGGTCAGGCACAGACGGGTACCGGCAAGACCGCGGCTTTCGCGCTTCCGGTGCTTTCCAACATCGTGCTTTCGAAAACCGAACCCCAGGCGCTGGTGCTGACTCCGACAAGGGAGCTGGCCATTCAGGTTGCCGAGGCGTTTCACCGTTATGCCGAGTATCTGAAAGGGTTTCATGTGGTGCCGATCTATGGTGGTCAGGATTACGGAACGCAGCTGCGCATGCTGAAGAGGGGCGTGCATGTGGTTGTGGGTACTCCGGGTCGCGTAATGGATCATATGCGCCGCGGTTCCCTCTCATTGAGTTCTTTGCAGTGTCTGGTGCTTGACGAGGCAGACGAGATGCTTCGCATGGGCTTTATCGATGATGTCGAGTGGATACTCGATCAGACCCCGGAATCCCGCCAGGTCGCTCTTTTTTCGGCAACCATGCCTGCTCCGATTCGCCGTATTGCCCAGAAACATCTCAAGAGCCCCGCTGAAGTCATCATTCAGAATAAAACAACCACGGTCGAGACCATTCGTCAACGGTACTGGATTGTCGGCGGAAGCCATAAGCTCGATGTGCTGACCAGGATTCTGGAATTCGAGCCGTTTGACGGCATTCTTATTTTTGTCCGTACGAAAACCATGACGCTCGAACTTGCCGAAAAACTGCAGGCAAGGGGATATGCCGCTTCGGCGCTGAACGGCGATATGGCGCAGAATCAGAGGGAGCGGACGGTGGATCAGCTCAAGGATGGCTCGCTGAGCATCGTTATCGCTACCGATGTGGCTGCAAGAGGACTGGATGTCGATCGCATCAGTCATGTAATCAATTACGATATACCTTCGGATACTGAGTCGTACGTTCACCGGATAGGGCGTACAGGGCGTGCCGGAAGAAGCGGCGAAGCTATTCTGTTCGTTTCTCCGAGAGAGAAAAATATGCTCTATGCCATCGAAAAGGCGACCCGGAAACGGATCGAACTGATGGAGCTTCCTTCGACGGAGATTATCAACGATAAACGGGTTGCAAAGTTCAAGCAGCGTATTACCGATACCATTGCTGCCGAGGATCTGGAGTTTTACACAAGACTTCTTGAACAGTATTGCCGTGAGCATGATGTTACGGAGCTCGAGGCCGCGGCAGCTCTCGCTTCGATGTTTCAGGGCGAAACTCCGCTTTTGCTCTCTTCGAAACCTGAGAGACCGGCTCGTCAGGAGGGGCGTGATCGTCCGGATAGCCGCGACCGTTCGGAAAGGGATCGGGGCGCTTCGAGAAGCCCGAAAAGGGATGGTCTGTATTCCGACGAAAGACGGGAGAGCTACCGCATCGAGGTTGGCAGTACGCATGGCGTGAAACCGGGCAATATTCTTGGAGCGATTCTCAACGAGGTCGGTCTCGATCCGGAAGCGGTCGGAAGAATTACCGTAAACGATACCTACAGCACCGTGGAGCTGCCGGCAGGCATGCCGAACGAAGTGTTCCATGAAATGCGCAAGGTGAGGGTGTGCGGACGTCAGCTGCGCCTTACGAAGTCCGAAGAGCGTTCCCAGAGCGGCTATGCGGGCACAGGCAAGCGGACAGGTTACAAGCCGAAATCGGATTCAAAAAGCGAACCTTCTTATTTTACCGGTCATAAAAAGAAGCGGAAGTAA
- a CDS encoding tetratricopeptide repeat protein: MHEIRAFFSALNRCVVFFGVLAAIVLFSFPLFSAEVQQDGTVQSGAVSGGSVLLKSQNEAQQAVWEPSGMDSPPPSLVLPPERVLDSVPIRSPAKVSANAEQSETDGKGRSARVSRKKQVRDSLRVAALKRAEVLKQMKRAAEKKVLDSLETAARTLRIQNSLRRESAMVRYRDSVRLVLAHERTLDSLNAIRMKRNRSSVTNRSARKKQYSDSLKTASAIAGGDREKPKMELVDSQPLPGRLPADSVLLKSGPGRPVSGQPALQSLQLKPVPQQKTVSTAGSRSDSLSAAALLYYRQGSYDRALPVANQALFLSRKRSGLNSSTELPSLVLIADIYLAEKKYRQAMPFYLRALAISEKMPAQDYSVTAGILYSLGLLHAADGSESRADEYYRKALALREKTEGPEGEGVAETLAAMGNLYNRQGKSDIAMMYYVRALSIREKLDGTGASSAPILLNMAALYNQTGYYDMAVQLFQRALMINERVRGQFHPDVAVSLNGLAMISLVQQRYTEAELLFQRGLDVQERAFGPDHAEVALTLQSLASVKRLLQRFDDAERLMKRSLAITEKHFPPGHRNTGAALNSLALIYEAKGDYAAAEALFRKSLAVSEKRVGGNRFDAAQVLENMSGMYLKSGRQKEAEEYAKRAMRLRNLPGERGDEGTPVFRKK; encoded by the coding sequence ATGCATGAAATCAGGGCGTTTTTTTCGGCATTGAACAGATGCGTTGTGTTTTTCGGCGTTCTTGCCGCTATTGTTTTGTTTTCGTTTCCGCTTTTTTCCGCTGAAGTGCAGCAGGACGGAACGGTGCAGTCCGGCGCCGTTTCAGGAGGATCGGTTCTGCTGAAGTCGCAAAATGAGGCGCAGCAGGCGGTTTGGGAACCCTCGGGAATGGATTCGCCCCCGCCTTCGCTTGTTTTGCCGCCCGAACGGGTTCTGGACAGCGTTCCCATTCGCTCTCCCGCAAAGGTCAGCGCGAATGCAGAGCAGAGTGAAACGGATGGAAAAGGGCGTTCTGCAAGGGTTTCGAGGAAAAAACAGGTTCGTGACAGCTTGAGGGTTGCTGCTCTGAAGCGGGCAGAGGTTCTTAAGCAAATGAAGAGAGCTGCTGAAAAGAAAGTGCTCGACAGTCTTGAAACTGCAGCCAGGACACTGCGTATTCAGAACAGTCTGAGGCGCGAGTCGGCAATGGTGCGGTATCGTGACAGTGTGCGTCTTGTTTTAGCGCATGAGCGGACCCTTGACAGCCTGAATGCTATCCGCATGAAACGGAATCGTTCATCGGTCACAAACCGTTCGGCTCGCAAGAAGCAGTATAGCGACAGCCTTAAGACAGCCTCAGCGATTGCAGGAGGTGACAGGGAGAAGCCGAAGATGGAGCTTGTTGATAGTCAGCCGCTGCCGGGCAGGCTTCCCGCCGATTCGGTTTTGCTTAAAAGTGGTCCGGGCAGGCCGGTTTCCGGACAACCGGCGTTGCAATCTCTTCAGCTTAAGCCTGTGCCGCAGCAGAAAACGGTTTCGACGGCTGGAAGCCGGAGCGACAGCCTTTCTGCCGCAGCGTTGCTGTATTATCGGCAGGGGAGTTACGATCGGGCTCTTCCTGTCGCCAATCAGGCACTTTTTCTTTCCCGAAAGAGGTCGGGTTTGAATTCGTCAACTGAATTACCGTCGCTTGTTCTGATTGCCGATATCTATCTGGCGGAAAAAAAGTACCGGCAGGCGATGCCTTTCTATCTGCGGGCGCTTGCTATCAGCGAAAAAATGCCTGCGCAGGATTATTCGGTTACAGCCGGTATTCTGTACAGTCTCGGTTTGCTTCATGCCGCCGATGGCTCGGAGTCCAGGGCGGATGAGTATTACCGGAAAGCTCTTGCGCTCAGGGAAAAAACCGAGGGTCCGGAGGGCGAAGGCGTTGCGGAAACGCTTGCTGCCATGGGAAATCTGTACAATCGTCAGGGGAAGAGCGATATCGCCATGATGTATTACGTCCGGGCATTGTCGATCCGCGAAAAGCTCGATGGTACGGGGGCTTCATCCGCTCCGATTCTTCTTAATATGGCGGCTTTGTACAATCAGACCGGATATTACGATATGGCGGTTCAGCTTTTTCAGCGTGCGCTCATGATCAATGAGAGAGTCAGGGGTCAGTTTCATCCCGATGTTGCCGTTTCGCTCAACGGACTTGCCATGATTTCTCTGGTGCAGCAGCGATATACGGAGGCGGAACTGCTTTTTCAGCGCGGGCTCGATGTTCAGGAGAGGGCATTTGGTCCCGATCATGCCGAGGTTGCCCTTACTCTTCAGAGTCTCGCTTCGGTCAAAAGGCTGTTGCAGCGGTTTGACGATGCGGAGCGGCTGATGAAACGATCTCTGGCCATAACGGAAAAGCATTTTCCGCCGGGACACCGCAATACCGGAGCGGCATTGAATTCGCTTGCCCTTATTTATGAAGCGAAGGGCGATTATGCTGCGGCAGAGGCTTTGTTCAGAAAATCTCTTGCCGTGTCGGAAAAGCGTGTCGGGGGCAATCGCTTTGATGCAGCTCAGGTGCTCGAAAATATGTCCGGCATGTATCTGAAATCAGGGAGGCAGAAGGAGGCTGAAGAGTATGCGAAGAGAGCGATGCGGCTGCGGAACCTGCCGGGGGAGAGGGGAGATGAAGGAACGCCGGTTTTCAGAAAGAAATAA
- a CDS encoding TerC family protein, with translation MDFSSLYELVRQIADNPVPSLLIVLNLILIESLLSVDNAAVLATMVMDLPPKQRSAALRYGIIGAYLFRGLCLLFAAALVKIWWLKPFGGFYLLYLVFNWWQGRKTADTGDDYFDKTDNWFYRVTVGSLGAFWSTVILIEVMDLAFSIDNVFAAVAFSDNIVLIWLGVFIGILAMRFVAQGFVRLMEEYPFLETCAFIVLGILGVKLSFSVFEHFYPDAPLSRFLGGHEADVLTSAVTVAVFFIPVLTSQLFNIPSRIRKERNTED, from the coding sequence ATGGATTTTTCTTCGCTTTATGAACTGGTTCGCCAGATAGCCGATAATCCGGTTCCCTCGCTTCTGATAGTGCTGAATCTCATTCTGATCGAGAGCCTGCTCTCTGTCGATAATGCTGCGGTTCTTGCGACCATGGTGATGGATCTGCCGCCGAAACAGCGTTCGGCGGCTTTGCGTTACGGCATTATTGGCGCCTATCTGTTCAGGGGGCTCTGCCTGCTTTTTGCCGCAGCACTGGTGAAGATATGGTGGCTGAAGCCTTTCGGAGGGTTTTATCTGCTTTATCTGGTGTTCAACTGGTGGCAGGGCCGGAAGACTGCCGATACGGGAGACGATTATTTCGATAAAACGGATAACTGGTTTTACCGGGTGACGGTTGGTTCGCTTGGTGCGTTCTGGTCAACCGTGATTCTTATCGAGGTTATGGATCTTGCCTTTTCGATTGATAATGTGTTTGCCGCAGTGGCGTTCAGCGACAATATCGTGCTTATCTGGCTCGGTGTTTTTATCGGCATTCTTGCCATGCGTTTCGTTGCCCAGGGCTTTGTTCGCCTGATGGAGGAGTACCCGTTTCTGGAGACCTGTGCGTTTATCGTATTGGGTATTCTCGGCGTGAAGCTGTCGTTTTCGGTGTTCGAGCATTTTTATCCCGATGCGCCGCTGAGCAGGTTTCTCGGAGGCCATGAAGCCGATGTGCTGACTTCCGCAGTAACGGTGGCGGTGTTTTTTATCCCCGTATTGACCAGTCAGCTTTTCAATATTCCTTCCCGAATCCGGAAAGAGCGGAATACCGAAGATTGA